The following coding sequences lie in one Vanessa tameamea isolate UH-Manoa-2023 chromosome 17, ilVanTame1 primary haplotype, whole genome shotgun sequence genomic window:
- the LOC113404366 gene encoding uncharacterized protein LOC113404366, translating into MEREKRQRVRMPQMVVSGEEGGGCVKVKAEVAGAGATAVGRMVDSSQADDRKLIRLVRERRLLYARNNMPVASYYTQVKNLWDDVAVLMGWSVADVRRKWSHIRNSYSRHLRNEMHGACTSKGRMVSRWYLADELEFLREHMATDMRSTPYTAYAPTLLEMDLNESTTSESVDVKPFIHSPWFALNTTSQSPGLEHKPPSTHNEDSSSSTAFSPDENTSFFQFFRGIHSDYLELPAKKQRRFKRKCLNFLHELLDEEDSDQPIQDYPHQANVLNLSNSGHVMGDDKDVKPIVEDGYILPNN; encoded by the exons ATGGAAAGGGAGAAGCGTCAAAGAGTAAGGATGCCGCAGATGGTCGTGAGCGGGGAGGAAGGCGGGGGGTGTGTGAAGGTGAAGGCCGAGGTCGCGGGCGCGGGGGCGACGGCGGTGGGGCGCATGGTGGACTCGAGCCAGGCCGACGACCGCAAGCTGATCCGCTTGGTGCGCGAGCGGAGGCTGCTGTATGCGCGGAACAACATGCCGGTGGCGAGCTACTACACGCAGGTGAAGAACCTGTGGGACGACGTCGCCGTGCTGATGGGCTGGAGCG TAGCAGACGTGCGAAGGAAATGGTCACACATCAGAAACTCGTACTCCCGCCACCTGCGGAACGAGATGCACGGCGCCTGCACCAGCAAGGGGCGCATGGTGTCGCGCTGGTATCTCGCAGACGAGCTGGAGTTCCTGCGCGAGCACATGGCGACCGACAT GAGATCTACACCTTACACGGCGTACGCGCCGACGTTACTCGAAATGGATCTCAACGAGTCGACCACTTCGGAATCAGTCGATGTAAAACCATTCATCCACAGTCCGTGGTTCGCGCTGAATACTACGTCACAGTCACCCGGCTTGGAACACAAACCGCCTTCGACGCATAATGAAGACAGCTCCAGCTCAACGGCATTCTCCCCAGATGAAAACACATCCTTTTTTCAATTCTTCCGAGGTATCCACAGTGATTACTTAGAATTACCAGCCAAGAAGCAGAGACGATTTAagagaaaatgtttaaatttcctACACGAGCTGCTGGACGAGGAAGACAGCGACCAGCCAATACAGGATTATCCACACCAAGCGAATGTGCTGAATTTATCCAACTCGGGTCATGTTATGGGAGACGACAAAGACGTTAAGCCGATAGTAGAGGACGGATACATTCTTCCCAATAACTGA
- the LOC113404363 gene encoding uncharacterized protein LOC113404363 isoform X2 produces the protein MPVKEVKLKWKKLRDSYRDALKRQSEMLAKDPGNPAKKVYPWKYMGLMQFLQPHMSVRKKPAESPQYAPPPAQDSSAHAHNGDAHSTDDSDSEPESSPKRKSVERLTVIDRKLDYLCKAQSKRQFTDAHYQERKRDRLPPTVPDPLDIFFNSMCQSTKRFPYPVQIKIKKTLFDAVIEAEEALIAEQQSYASLWARGAGSSSSSEAGEGGEAGEADDEDRKPS, from the exons ATGCCGG TGAAAGAAGTAAAACTGAAATGGAAGAAGCTCCGTGACAGCTATCGCGATGCGCTAAAGCGACAGAGTGAGATGTTGGCCAAGGACCCTGGCAACCCCGCTAAGAAAGTCTACCCCTGGAAGTACATGGGACTCATGCAGTTCCTGCAGCCGCACATGAGCGTGCGCAAGAAGCCAGCGGAGTCGCCGCAGTACGCGCCCCCGCCGGCGCAGGACTCGTCCGCGCATGCGCACAACGGTGACGCGCATTCGACTGACGACTCCGATTCGGAACCAGAGTCCTCGCCCAAGCGCAAAAGCGTCGAGCGTCTCACCGTCATCGACAGAAAGTTAGACTACCTCTGCAAGGCGCAGAGTAAACGGCAGTTTACCGACGCGCACTACCAGGAGCGGAAACGGGATCGCCTGCCGCCGACCGTGCCGGACCCACTCGACATCTTCTTCAACAGCATGTGCCAGTCGACGAAGCGCTTCCCCTACCCGGTACAGATCAAGATCAAGAAGACGCTCTTCGACGCGGTGATCGAGGCGGAGGAGGCGCTTATCGCAGAGCAACAGAGCTACGCCAGCCTGTGGGCGCGAGGCGCCGGAAGCTCGTCCAGCAGCGAGGCTGGCGAGGGCGGAGAGGCGGGCGAGGCGGACGACGAAGACCGGAAGCCCTCCTga
- the LOC113404363 gene encoding uncharacterized protein LOC113404363 isoform X1 has product MEMEHFIETVRKYPCLWNTTAIEYRDQELKDAAWAEVMKETDLSSVKEVKLKWKKLRDSYRDALKRQSEMLAKDPGNPAKKVYPWKYMGLMQFLQPHMSVRKKPAESPQYAPPPAQDSSAHAHNGDAHSTDDSDSEPESSPKRKSVERLTVIDRKLDYLCKAQSKRQFTDAHYQERKRDRLPPTVPDPLDIFFNSMCQSTKRFPYPVQIKIKKTLFDAVIEAEEALIAEQQSYASLWARGAGSSSSSEAGEGGEAGEADDEDRKPS; this is encoded by the exons ATGGAGATGGAGCACTTCATAGAGACCGTGCGCAAGTACCCCTGCCTGTGGAACACGACCGCCATCGAGTATCGCGACCAAGAGCTGAAGGACGCTGCCTGGGCGGAGGTGATGAAGGAGACGGATCTGTCGTCAG TGAAAGAAGTAAAACTGAAATGGAAGAAGCTCCGTGACAGCTATCGCGATGCGCTAAAGCGACAGAGTGAGATGTTGGCCAAGGACCCTGGCAACCCCGCTAAGAAAGTCTACCCCTGGAAGTACATGGGACTCATGCAGTTCCTGCAGCCGCACATGAGCGTGCGCAAGAAGCCAGCGGAGTCGCCGCAGTACGCGCCCCCGCCGGCGCAGGACTCGTCCGCGCATGCGCACAACGGTGACGCGCATTCGACTGACGACTCCGATTCGGAACCAGAGTCCTCGCCCAAGCGCAAAAGCGTCGAGCGTCTCACCGTCATCGACAGAAAGTTAGACTACCTCTGCAAGGCGCAGAGTAAACGGCAGTTTACCGACGCGCACTACCAGGAGCGGAAACGGGATCGCCTGCCGCCGACCGTGCCGGACCCACTCGACATCTTCTTCAACAGCATGTGCCAGTCGACGAAGCGCTTCCCCTACCCGGTACAGATCAAGATCAAGAAGACGCTCTTCGACGCGGTGATCGAGGCGGAGGAGGCGCTTATCGCAGAGCAACAGAGCTACGCCAGCCTGTGGGCGCGAGGCGCCGGAAGCTCGTCCAGCAGCGAGGCTGGCGAGGGCGGAGAGGCGGGCGAGGCGGACGACGAAGACCGGAAGCCCTCCTga